One genomic window of Anaerofustis stercorihominis DSM 17244 includes the following:
- a CDS encoding iron-containing alcohol dehydrogenase, translating to MNFNLFTSTNLLFGTGMLNELGKQKLPGKKALLLISNGKSTRENGTLNKVQKQLEEAGVEYTLCANIHENPTKEVVMEAASTAKKNSCDFIVALGGGAVLDSSIAVAAMATNPGDLWDYVAGGTGKAKPLISKPLPIVTIATTSGTGSEINCWGVISNNEANEKIGFGGVPELNPVLSIVDPTLMLTVPAKYTAYQGFDALFHNTEVMISKDINILSETIALSAIENIAKYLPIAVKNGNDIEARERVAYASTMAGITMQLTSTTAKHSMEHAMSAYHSNLPHGAGLIMISNEFYKFFIDKHACDEQFIKMAKVMGIKDADKPEDFLTALYNLQKECNVENLKMSNYGFTIDEADTLATNARETMGGLFLANPCEMTHEDCAEIFRKSYR from the coding sequence ATGAATTTTAATTTATTTACATCGACAAACTTATTGTTCGGAACGGGAATGTTGAACGAACTAGGCAAACAAAAATTACCGGGTAAGAAAGCTTTACTGCTTATTTCAAACGGAAAATCAACAAGGGAAAACGGAACGCTAAATAAGGTTCAAAAACAACTGGAAGAAGCAGGGGTGGAGTACACTTTATGTGCTAATATTCACGAAAACCCAACAAAAGAAGTTGTTATGGAAGCGGCTTCAACAGCAAAAAAAAATAGCTGTGATTTCATAGTAGCTCTCGGAGGAGGTGCGGTACTGGACTCTTCTATAGCAGTTGCGGCAATGGCTACCAATCCGGGAGATTTATGGGACTATGTTGCAGGAGGTACAGGTAAAGCTAAGCCGCTTATAAGTAAACCTCTACCAATCGTAACAATAGCAACCACCTCGGGAACAGGTTCCGAAATAAACTGCTGGGGAGTTATAAGCAACAATGAAGCAAATGAAAAAATAGGTTTCGGAGGAGTTCCCGAACTAAATCCCGTTCTTTCTATAGTCGACCCGACATTAATGCTGACAGTACCTGCAAAATACACCGCATACCAAGGTTTTGACGCACTGTTTCACAACACGGAAGTAATGATAAGCAAAGACATAAATATCTTAAGCGAAACCATAGCATTATCCGCTATTGAAAATATAGCAAAATACCTCCCTATTGCAGTAAAGAACGGGAATGATATCGAAGCAAGAGAAAGAGTTGCTTACGCAAGTACCATGGCAGGAATAACGATGCAGCTTACAAGCACAACGGCAAAACATTCCATGGAACACGCAATGAGTGCTTATCACAGCAATTTACCTCACGGTGCGGGACTTATTATGATTTCAAATGAATTCTATAAATTCTTTATCGATAAACACGCCTGTGACGAACAGTTTATTAAAATGGCGAAAGTAATGGGAATAAAAGACGCAGATAAACCGGAAGATTTCCTTACGGCTTTATACAACCTACAAAAAGAATGTAACGTAGAAAACCTTAAGATGAGCAATTACGGATTTACTATTGACGAAGCGGATACTCTTGCTACAAATGCAAGGGAAACAATGGGCGGATTGTTCCTCGCAAATCCATGTGAAATGACTCATGAAGACTGTGCAGAAATCTTTAGAAAATCATATCGTTAG